From one Streptomyces spiramyceticus genomic stretch:
- a CDS encoding META domain-containing protein: MDTSRTPTRRSATPVATATLTALALFALAACGTESGSDAGGDGTVKPDLQIAGVDWTVDSVTVDGKKLPAPKGTTVRIDEDKDGDGDNGNGKARASGNSGCNQFGADVDVKGDTITVGPGQSTEMACAKDIQKFEENLQRTFRGALKAKVTDDKLTLTTTKGDTIALTAEKPAAAAPLVGTQWRVESLLDGDTATSLPKDVAGKANLVFGKDGSVGGNLGCNNVTGEAKVSGSTLTFSKIATTRKMCPPKIMETERALLKILDGKVKYELRDRTLTLVAADGNGLDARAK; the protein is encoded by the coding sequence ATGGATACGTCGCGAACCCCCACCCGCCGCAGCGCCACCCCCGTCGCCACCGCAACCCTCACCGCCCTGGCCCTCTTCGCCCTGGCCGCCTGCGGCACTGAGTCAGGTTCGGACGCCGGAGGCGACGGCACCGTAAAGCCGGACCTCCAGATCGCCGGGGTCGACTGGACCGTCGACAGCGTGACCGTGGACGGCAAGAAGCTTCCCGCGCCGAAGGGCACCACGGTCCGTATCGACGAGGACAAGGACGGCGACGGAGACAACGGCAACGGAAAGGCCCGCGCGTCCGGCAACTCCGGCTGCAACCAATTCGGCGCCGACGTGGACGTCAAGGGCGACACGATCACCGTGGGCCCCGGCCAGAGCACCGAGATGGCCTGCGCGAAGGACATCCAGAAGTTCGAGGAGAACCTTCAGCGCACCTTCCGCGGCGCCCTGAAGGCCAAGGTCACGGACGACAAGCTGACGCTGACCACGACCAAGGGCGACACGATCGCCCTCACCGCCGAGAAGCCGGCCGCCGCCGCCCCGCTCGTCGGCACCCAGTGGCGCGTGGAGTCGCTGCTCGACGGCGACACCGCCACCTCGCTGCCCAAGGACGTGGCGGGCAAGGCGAACCTCGTCTTCGGCAAGGACGGCTCCGTGGGCGGCAACCTCGGCTGCAACAACGTCACGGGCGAGGCGAAGGTCTCCGGCTCCACCCTCACCTTCTCCAAGATCGCCACGACCAGGAAGATGTGCCCGCCCAAGATCATGGAGACCGAGCGGGCGCTGCTCAAGATCCTCGACGGCAAGGTGAAGTACGAGCTGCGCGACCGCACCCTGACTCTCGTCGCGGCGGACGGCAACGGCCTGGACGCCCGCGCCAAGTAG
- the bldC gene encoding developmental transcriptional regulator BldC encodes MTARTPDAEPLLTPAEVATMFRVDPKTVTRWAKAGKLTSIRTLGGHRRYREAEVRALLAGIPQQRSEA; translated from the coding sequence ATGACCGCTCGCACCCCCGACGCCGAGCCGCTGCTGACCCCGGCTGAGGTTGCCACGATGTTCCGCGTGGACCCGAAGACGGTTACGCGCTGGGCCAAGGCTGGCAAGCTCACGTCCATCCGCACTCTTGGTGGACACCGGCGTTACCGCGAGGCAGAGGTCCGCGCACTGCTTGCGGGGATCCCGCAGCAGCGCAGCGAGGCCTGA
- a CDS encoding DUF3073 domain-containing protein → MGRGRAKAKQTKVARQLKYSSGGTDLSRLANELGASTSQQPPNGEPFEDDDEEDDPYAQYAAQYNDDGDEDEESGPSAHRRGA, encoded by the coding sequence ATGGGGCGCGGCCGGGCAAAGGCCAAGCAGACTAAGGTCGCCCGCCAGCTGAAGTACAGCAGCGGCGGGACTGACCTGTCGCGTCTGGCCAACGAGCTGGGCGCTTCGACTTCGCAACAGCCGCCTAATGGCGAGCCGTTCGAGGACGACGACGAGGAAGACGACCCGTACGCACAGTACGCGGCTCAGTACAACGATGACGGGGACGAGGACGAGGAGTCCGGTCCTTCGGCCCATCGTCGCGGCGCTTGA
- a CDS encoding histone-like nucleoid-structuring protein Lsr2 produces the protein MAQRVVVTLSDDIDGGDAAETVTFGLDGKSYEIDLNPANAKKLRTALEPFVEAGRKQSKSGKAYRHTAVAPHPAAVRAWARSHQMDVPARGRIPKKVYEAFAEAS, from the coding sequence GTGGCTCAGCGCGTAGTGGTCACGCTCTCCGACGACATCGACGGAGGGGACGCAGCGGAAACGGTCACGTTCGGCCTGGACGGGAAGTCGTACGAGATCGACCTGAATCCCGCCAATGCAAAGAAACTACGCACGGCTCTTGAGCCGTTCGTAGAGGCCGGCCGAAAGCAGTCGAAGTCGGGCAAGGCCTACCGGCACACCGCCGTCGCGCCCCATCCGGCGGCTGTGCGCGCGTGGGCGCGCTCGCACCAGATGGACGTGCCGGCTCGCGGGCGCATCCCCAAGAAGGTCTACGAGGCCTTCGCGGAGGCCTCCTGA
- the purL gene encoding phosphoribosylformylglycinamidine synthase subunit PurL, whose protein sequence is MTLDTVKHAAETPEVGQPWKELGLKEDEYARIREILGRRPTGAELAMYSVMWSEHCSYKSSKVHLKQFGEKVPQNDAMLVGIGENAGVVDVGQGYAVTFKVESHNHPSYIEPYQGAATGVGGIVRDILAMGARPVAVVDPLRFGAADHPDTKRVLPGVVAGIGGYGNCLGLPNIGGEVVFDECYQGNPLVNAGCIGVMKHEDIHLAKASGPGNKVILYGARTGGDGIGGVSVLASETFESTGPAKRPAVQVGDPFQEKLLIECTLEIFREELVAGIQDLGGAGLSCATSELASAGSGGMRVELDTVPLRDSSLSPEEILMSESQERMCAIVEPGKVDRFMEICEKWDVIATVIGEVTDGSQLEIFWHGEQIVDVPPRTVAHEGPVYHRPYARPEWQDALQADDANKLPRPATSAELREQVLKLIASPNQASKAWITDQYDRFVQGNTVLAMPEDAGMVRIDEKSNLGVAMATDGNGRYAKLDPYTGAQLALAESYRNVAASGAKPLAISDCLNFGSPEDPDVMWQFAEATRGLADGCLQLGTPVTGGNVSLYNQTGETAIHPTPVVAVLGVIDDVTRRTPVAFAEEGQLLYLLGDTHEELGGSAWSQVIHDHLGGMPPKVDLDREKLLGEILISASRDGMIDAAHDLSDGGLIQAVAESCLRGGKGARLIVPDGLDPFVFLFSESAGRAVVSVPRSEELRFNDMCGARGLPVARIGVVDGDEIEVQGQFSIALGEVRTAHEETIPGLFA, encoded by the coding sequence ATGACTTTGGACACCGTCAAGCACGCTGCGGAGACCCCCGAGGTCGGGCAGCCCTGGAAGGAACTCGGCCTCAAGGAGGACGAGTACGCGCGCATCCGGGAGATCCTCGGCCGCCGCCCGACCGGCGCCGAGCTCGCCATGTACAGCGTCATGTGGTCCGAGCACTGCTCGTACAAGAGCAGCAAGGTCCACCTGAAGCAGTTCGGCGAGAAGGTCCCGCAGAACGACGCGATGCTCGTCGGCATCGGCGAGAACGCGGGCGTCGTCGACGTCGGCCAGGGTTACGCCGTGACCTTCAAGGTCGAGTCGCACAACCACCCGAGCTACATCGAGCCCTACCAGGGCGCGGCCACCGGCGTCGGCGGCATCGTCCGCGACATCCTGGCGATGGGCGCCCGCCCGGTCGCGGTCGTCGACCCGCTGCGCTTCGGCGCGGCCGACCACCCCGACACCAAGCGCGTGCTGCCCGGCGTCGTCGCCGGCATCGGCGGCTACGGCAACTGCCTCGGCCTGCCGAACATCGGCGGCGAGGTCGTCTTCGACGAGTGCTACCAGGGCAACCCGCTGGTCAACGCCGGGTGCATCGGCGTGATGAAGCACGAGGACATCCACCTCGCGAAGGCGAGCGGTCCCGGCAACAAGGTCATCCTGTACGGCGCCCGCACGGGCGGCGACGGCATCGGCGGCGTATCGGTGCTGGCCTCGGAGACCTTCGAGTCGACAGGACCCGCGAAGCGTCCCGCCGTCCAGGTCGGCGACCCCTTCCAGGAGAAGCTCCTCATCGAGTGCACCCTGGAGATCTTCCGCGAGGAACTCGTCGCGGGCATCCAGGACCTGGGCGGCGCCGGTCTGTCCTGCGCGACGTCCGAGCTGGCCTCGGCCGGTTCCGGCGGCATGCGCGTGGAGCTGGACACCGTTCCGCTGCGTGACTCCTCCCTCTCGCCCGAGGAAATCCTCATGAGCGAGTCGCAGGAGCGCATGTGCGCGATCGTCGAGCCGGGCAAGGTCGACCGGTTCATGGAGATCTGCGAGAAGTGGGACGTCATCGCCACCGTCATCGGTGAGGTGACCGACGGCTCGCAGCTGGAGATCTTCTGGCACGGCGAGCAGATCGTCGACGTACCGCCGCGGACCGTGGCCCACGAGGGTCCCGTCTACCACCGGCCGTACGCCCGCCCCGAGTGGCAGGACGCGCTCCAGGCGGACGACGCCAACAAGCTCCCGCGCCCGGCGACTTCCGCCGAGCTCCGCGAGCAGGTGCTCAAGCTGATCGCCTCCCCGAACCAGGCCTCCAAGGCGTGGATCACCGACCAGTACGACCGCTTCGTACAGGGCAACACGGTGCTCGCGATGCCCGAGGACGCGGGCATGGTCCGTATCGACGAGAAGTCGAACCTGGGCGTGGCCATGGCGACGGACGGCAACGGCCGGTACGCCAAGCTCGACCCGTACACCGGGGCCCAGCTCGCGCTCGCCGAGTCGTACCGCAATGTCGCCGCTTCCGGCGCCAAGCCGCTCGCCATCTCCGACTGCCTCAACTTCGGCTCCCCCGAGGACCCGGACGTCATGTGGCAGTTCGCGGAGGCCACGCGCGGTCTCGCGGACGGCTGCCTGCAGCTCGGCACCCCGGTGACCGGCGGCAATGTGTCGCTCTACAACCAGACCGGCGAGACCGCCATCCACCCGACGCCCGTCGTCGCGGTGCTCGGTGTGATCGACGACGTGACCCGGCGTACGCCCGTCGCCTTCGCGGAAGAGGGCCAGCTCCTCTACCTGCTCGGTGACACGCACGAGGAACTGGGCGGCTCCGCCTGGTCCCAGGTCATCCACGACCACCTGGGCGGCATGCCGCCCAAGGTCGACCTGGACCGCGAGAAGCTGCTCGGCGAGATCCTGATCTCCGCCTCGCGCGACGGCATGATCGACGCTGCGCACGACCTGAGCGACGGCGGCCTGATCCAGGCGGTCGCGGAGTCGTGCCTGCGGGGCGGCAAGGGCGCACGGCTGATCGTGCCGGACGGGCTGGACCCGTTCGTCTTCCTCTTCTCCGAGTCGGCGGGCCGGGCTGTCGTGTCCGTGCCGCGCAGCGAGGAGCTCCGCTTCAACGACATGTGCGGGGCGCGCGGCCTGCCCGTGGCCCGTATCGGTGTCGTGGACGGCGATGAGATCGAGGTGCAGGGACAGTTCAGCATCGCGCTGGGCGAGGTCCGTACGGCGCACGAGGAGACGATCCCCGGCCTGTTCGCCTGA
- the purS gene encoding phosphoribosylformylglycinamidine synthase subunit PurS translates to MARVVVDVMLKPEILDPQGQAVQRALPRLGFEGIADVRQGKRFELEVDGPVDDAALARINEMAETFLANTVIEDFTVKVEESK, encoded by the coding sequence GTGGCACGCGTCGTAGTCGACGTCATGCTCAAGCCCGAGATCCTCGACCCGCAGGGACAGGCGGTGCAGCGTGCACTGCCCCGTCTCGGCTTCGAGGGAATCGCGGACGTACGTCAGGGAAAGCGTTTCGAGCTCGAGGTCGATGGGCCGGTCGATGACGCCGCCCTCGCCCGCATCAATGAGATGGCTGAAACGTTCCTCGCCAACACCGTCATCGAGGACTTCACCGTGAAGGTGGAGGAGTCGAAGTGA
- the purF gene encoding amidophosphoribosyltransferase — protein sequence MPRGDGRLNHDLLPGEKGPQDACGVFGVWAPGEEVAKLTYFGLYALQHRGQESAGIAVSNGSQILVFKDMGLVSQVFDETSLGSLQGHIAVGHARYSTTGASVWENAQPTFRATAHGSIALGHNGNLVNTAQLAEMVAELPKENGRATQVAATNDTDLVTALLAGQTDDDGKPLTIEEAAAKVLPDVMGAFSLVFMDEGTLYAARDPQGIRPLVLGRLERGWVVASESAALDICGAAYVREVEPGEMIAIDENGLRTSRFAEAKPKGCVFEYVYLARPDTDIAGRNVYLSRVEMGRKLAKEAPVEADLVIATPESGTPAAIGYAEASGIPYGSGLVKNAYVGRTFIQPSQTIRQLGIRLKLNPLKEVIRGKRLVVVDDSIVRGNTQRALVKMLREAGAAEIHIRISSPPVKWPCFFGIDFATRAELIANGMTIEEIGKSLGADSLSYISIDGMIESTTIPKANLCRACFDGEYPMELPDPELLGKQLLESELAAGPANTAAAEALRRP from the coding sequence GTGCCTCGTGGTGATGGACGACTCAACCACGACCTGCTCCCCGGTGAGAAAGGCCCCCAGGACGCTTGCGGCGTCTTCGGTGTCTGGGCTCCCGGCGAAGAGGTCGCCAAGCTCACCTATTTCGGACTGTATGCCCTGCAGCACCGTGGACAAGAGTCCGCGGGCATCGCAGTGAGCAACGGGTCCCAGATCCTCGTCTTCAAGGACATGGGACTGGTCTCGCAAGTCTTCGACGAAACCTCTCTCGGCTCCCTCCAGGGCCATATCGCGGTGGGCCATGCCCGCTACTCCACCACCGGAGCCTCGGTGTGGGAGAACGCACAGCCGACTTTCCGTGCCACCGCGCACGGATCGATCGCCCTGGGCCACAACGGCAACCTGGTCAACACGGCGCAGCTCGCCGAGATGGTCGCCGAGCTGCCCAAGGAGAACGGCCGCGCGACGCAGGTCGCCGCGACCAACGACACCGACCTGGTCACAGCTCTGCTGGCCGGCCAGACGGACGACGACGGCAAGCCCCTCACCATCGAGGAAGCCGCCGCAAAGGTTCTCCCGGACGTGATGGGCGCCTTCTCCCTCGTCTTCATGGACGAGGGCACGCTCTACGCCGCCCGCGACCCGCAGGGCATCCGCCCGCTGGTCCTCGGCCGGCTGGAGCGCGGCTGGGTGGTGGCCTCCGAGTCCGCCGCCCTCGACATCTGCGGCGCCGCGTACGTCCGCGAGGTCGAGCCGGGCGAGATGATCGCCATCGACGAGAATGGGCTCCGTACGTCCCGATTCGCGGAAGCGAAGCCCAAGGGCTGTGTCTTCGAGTACGTCTACCTGGCCCGCCCGGACACCGACATCGCCGGCCGCAACGTCTATCTCTCGCGTGTGGAGATGGGCCGGAAACTGGCGAAGGAAGCCCCGGTCGAAGCCGACCTGGTCATAGCAACGCCGGAATCAGGCACCCCCGCAGCCATCGGCTACGCGGAAGCCAGCGGAATTCCGTACGGTTCCGGCCTCGTCAAGAACGCCTACGTCGGCCGGACCTTCATCCAGCCGTCCCAGACGATCCGCCAGCTCGGCATCCGTCTGAAGCTCAACCCGCTCAAGGAAGTCATCCGCGGCAAGCGCCTCGTGGTCGTCGACGACTCGATCGTCCGCGGCAACACCCAGCGCGCCCTGGTCAAGATGCTCCGCGAGGCCGGCGCCGCCGAGATCCACATCCGGATCTCGTCCCCGCCGGTGAAGTGGCCCTGCTTCTTCGGCATCGACTTCGCGACCCGCGCCGAGCTCATCGCCAACGGCATGACGATCGAAGAGATCGGCAAGTCGCTGGGCGCCGACTCGCTCTCGTACATCTCCATCGACGGGATGATCGAGTCGACCACCATCCCCAAGGCGAACCTCTGCCGCGCCTGCTTCGACGGTGAGTACCCGATGGAGCTGCCCGACCCCGAGCTGCTCGGCAAGCAGCTCCTGGAGTCCGAGCTCGCGGCCGGCCCGGCGAACACCGCCGCCGCCGAAGCGCTCCGTCGCCCGTAA
- a CDS encoding DUF6274 family protein, with protein sequence MAASTARHETRALLRAHLAAASGYRHVTRHCPICHRLLRLAMEPERPKPPKTLRAAETPAPADGEEN encoded by the coding sequence ATGGCGGCATCAACGGCCAGGCACGAGACGCGAGCACTGCTGCGCGCCCATCTGGCGGCCGCGTCCGGCTATCGCCACGTCACACGTCACTGTCCGATCTGCCACCGGCTCCTGAGGCTCGCCATGGAGCCCGAGAGGCCGAAGCCGCCGAAGACTCTCAGGGCGGCCGAGACACCCGCACCGGCCGACGGCGAAGAGAATTAG
- the purQ gene encoding phosphoribosylformylglycinamidine synthase subunit PurQ — protein sequence MTARIGVVTFPGTLDDQDSLRAVRIAGAEPVSLWHRDKDLKQVDAVVLAGGFSYGDYLRAGAISRFSPVMETIIAQAKAGLPVLGICNGFQILTEAHLLPGAMLQNNHLHFICREQKLRVETSETAWTADYTAGQEIRIPLKNMDGRYVADERVLDELEAEGRVAFRYLARGAAADGYGNPNGSLRDIAGITNAAGNVVGLMPHPEHAVEPLVGTGRTDGLGFFTSILKKLVNA from the coding sequence GTGACCGCTCGTATCGGAGTCGTCACCTTTCCTGGAACGCTCGACGACCAGGACAGCCTGCGGGCCGTCCGGATCGCGGGCGCCGAGCCGGTCTCGCTGTGGCACCGCGACAAGGACCTCAAGCAGGTCGACGCGGTCGTCCTCGCGGGCGGCTTCTCCTACGGCGACTACCTGCGGGCGGGCGCCATCTCCCGCTTCTCGCCGGTGATGGAGACCATCATCGCGCAGGCGAAGGCGGGCCTGCCCGTCCTCGGTATCTGCAACGGCTTCCAGATCCTCACCGAGGCCCACCTGCTCCCCGGCGCGATGCTGCAGAACAACCATCTGCACTTCATCTGCCGCGAGCAGAAGCTGCGCGTCGAGACGAGCGAGACGGCCTGGACGGCGGACTACACCGCCGGGCAGGAGATCCGGATCCCGCTCAAGAACATGGACGGCCGTTACGTCGCCGACGAGCGCGTACTCGACGAGCTGGAGGCGGAGGGCCGCGTCGCCTTCCGCTATCTGGCCCGCGGCGCAGCCGCTGATGGATACGGAAACCCGAACGGCTCGCTCCGCGACATCGCCGGCATCACCAACGCCGCGGGCAATGTCGTCGGCCTGATGCCGCACCCGGAGCACGCCGTGGAGCCGCTGGTCGGCACGGGACGTACCGACGGCCTCGGATTCTTCACCTCGATCCTGAAGAAGCTGGTCAACGCATGA
- a CDS encoding nuclear transport factor 2 family protein, with protein MSQHPDTALVRQGYAAFSNGDMETLASMMTTDCVHHAPGQSQVSGHFKGRDNVLAMYGKLFELTGGTMRVELEGVYPDGRGHVISVHKIFAEREDRGIEMRGGLFFTIIGNKISDIDECVEDIDEADAFWGMGT; from the coding sequence ATGAGTCAGCACCCGGACACCGCCCTGGTGCGCCAGGGCTACGCAGCGTTCAGCAATGGCGACATGGAGACACTTGCCTCCATGATGACGACGGACTGCGTCCACCACGCGCCCGGACAGAGTCAGGTCTCCGGGCACTTCAAGGGCCGGGACAACGTCCTGGCCATGTACGGCAAGCTCTTCGAGCTCACCGGCGGCACCATGCGCGTAGAGCTGGAAGGCGTCTACCCGGACGGGCGCGGCCACGTCATCTCCGTCCACAAGATCTTCGCCGAGCGGGAAGACCGCGGTATCGAAATGAGAGGCGGACTCTTCTTCACCATCATCGGAAACAAGATCTCCGACATCGACGAGTGCGTCGAGGACATCGACGAGGCGGACGCCTTCTGGGGCATGGGCACCTAG
- the purM gene encoding phosphoribosylformylglycinamidine cyclo-ligase, whose translation MSAESSGRAPHAGTGASYAAAGVDIEAGDRAVELMKEWVKKTKRAEVAGLGGLGGFAGLFDASALKRYERPLLASATDGVGTKVDLARKMGVYDTIGHDLVGMVVDDLVVCGAEPLFMTDYICVGKVHPERVAAIVKGIAEGCVLAGCALVGGETAEHPGLLGEDDFDVAGAGTGVVEYDQLLGADRIRTGDTVIAMASSGLHSNGYSLVRHVVFDRAGWSLDREVEEFGRTLGEELLEPTKIYSLDCLALTRTAKVHAFSHITGGGLANNLARVIPDHLHATVDRSTWTPGAVFDLVGKAGQVERLELEKTLNMGVGMIAVVPEESVDVALATLADRGVDAWVAGEITERGDNATGATLTGDYAK comes from the coding sequence ATGTCTGCTGAATCTTCTGGGCGTGCTCCGCACGCGGGCACTGGCGCCAGCTACGCGGCCGCGGGCGTCGACATCGAGGCCGGCGACCGTGCCGTAGAGCTGATGAAGGAGTGGGTGAAGAAGACGAAGCGCGCTGAGGTCGCGGGCCTTGGCGGCCTCGGCGGCTTCGCCGGACTCTTCGACGCCTCCGCCCTCAAGCGCTACGAGCGCCCGCTGCTCGCCTCCGCCACCGACGGCGTCGGTACGAAGGTCGACCTCGCCCGCAAGATGGGCGTGTACGACACGATCGGCCACGACCTCGTCGGCATGGTCGTCGACGACCTGGTCGTCTGCGGCGCCGAGCCGCTCTTCATGACCGACTACATCTGTGTCGGCAAGGTGCATCCCGAGCGTGTCGCGGCCATCGTCAAGGGCATCGCCGAGGGCTGTGTCCTCGCGGGCTGCGCCCTCGTCGGCGGCGAGACCGCCGAGCACCCCGGCCTGCTCGGCGAGGACGACTTCGACGTCGCAGGCGCCGGCACGGGCGTCGTGGAGTACGACCAGCTGCTGGGCGCGGACCGTATCCGTACGGGTGACACGGTGATCGCCATGGCGTCCTCCGGTCTTCACTCGAACGGGTACTCACTCGTACGGCACGTGGTCTTCGACCGCGCCGGCTGGTCGCTGGACCGTGAGGTCGAGGAGTTCGGCCGCACGCTCGGCGAGGAGCTGCTGGAGCCCACCAAGATCTACTCGCTGGACTGCCTGGCCCTCACCCGCACCGCCAAGGTGCACGCTTTCAGCCACATCACGGGCGGCGGCCTTGCGAACAACCTGGCCCGTGTGATCCCGGACCACCTGCACGCCACGGTCGACCGTTCCACCTGGACGCCCGGCGCTGTCTTCGACCTCGTCGGCAAGGCCGGTCAGGTCGAGCGGCTCGAACTGGAGAAGACCCTCAACATGGGCGTCGGCATGATCGCCGTCGTCCCGGAGGAGTCCGTGGATGTGGCGCTCGCGACACTCGCCGACCGGGGCGTCGACGCCTGGGTCGCGGGAGAGATCACCGAGCGCGGCGACAACGCCACGGGCGCGACGCTTACGGGCGACTACGCAAAGTAG
- a CDS encoding maleylpyruvate isomerase family mycothiol-dependent enzyme, which produces MPPAKKRTRSYDSAKTRAAVLAQFEHVRAAVLTLTPEQLEQPTRLGDWTVRDLAAHIAMVMGTVSRYLAMPEPARRELALLEWPFATVTAAGQVDEDTRAIAASAEPGELFARTAAAIQKDLPGTSDERLVPSRFGGMRLGDFLVTRTVELIVHTDDLNHATGLGIPYDKHALAACTRLLADALAVKAPGGSVEVRVPPYAVVQCVEGPRHTRGTPPNVVETDPLTWIRLATGRVGWSEAVAGAQVSASGERADLSALLPVLG; this is translated from the coding sequence ATGCCACCGGCCAAGAAGCGCACTCGTAGCTACGACTCCGCCAAGACCCGGGCCGCCGTACTCGCGCAGTTCGAGCACGTACGCGCCGCCGTGCTCACCCTCACGCCCGAGCAGCTGGAACAGCCCACCCGTCTCGGCGACTGGACCGTGCGGGATCTCGCCGCCCACATCGCCATGGTCATGGGAACCGTCTCCCGTTACCTGGCCATGCCCGAGCCCGCCAGGCGTGAACTCGCCCTGCTGGAGTGGCCGTTCGCAACAGTCACGGCTGCCGGGCAGGTCGACGAGGACACCAGGGCGATCGCGGCGAGCGCCGAGCCCGGCGAACTGTTCGCGCGGACCGCCGCAGCCATCCAGAAGGACCTGCCCGGCACGTCGGACGAGCGCCTGGTGCCGTCACGCTTCGGCGGCATGCGGCTCGGCGACTTCCTGGTCACCCGTACCGTCGAACTCATCGTCCACACCGACGACTTGAATCATGCGACCGGTCTCGGCATCCCGTACGACAAGCACGCCCTCGCCGCCTGTACCCGCCTCCTCGCCGACGCCCTCGCCGTGAAGGCACCCGGCGGCTCGGTCGAGGTCCGTGTCCCGCCGTACGCGGTCGTGCAGTGCGTGGAAGGCCCCCGCCACACGCGCGGCACCCCGCCGAACGTGGTCGAGACCGACCCGCTGACGTGGATCCGCCTTGCCACGGGTCGGGTGGGGTGGAGCGAGGCGGTCGCCGGGGCGCAGGTGAGCGCGAGCGGCGAGCGGGCGGACCTGTCGGCGCTGCTGCCGGTCCTGGGCTAG
- a CDS encoding Leu/Phe/Val dehydrogenase, whose translation MTDATDGVLHTLFRSEQGGHEQVVLCQDRASGLKAVIAIHSTALGPALGGTRFYPYATEEEAVADALNLSRGMSYKNAMAGLDHGGGKAVIIGDPEKIKTEELLLAYGRFVASLGGRYVTACDVGTYVADMDIVARECQWTTGRSPENGGAGDSSVLTAFGVFQGMRASAQHLWGDPTLRGRKVGVAGVGKVGHHLVEHLLQDGAEVVITDVREESVRRVTERHRQVTVVADTEALIRVEGLDIYAPCALGGALNDTSVPVLTAKVVCGAANNQLAHPGVEKDLADRGILYAPDYVVNAGGVIQVADELHGFDFDRCKTKAAKIFDTTLAIFARAKTDGIPPAAAADRIAEQRMAEARRR comes from the coding sequence GTGACCGACGCAACCGACGGCGTCCTGCACACCCTGTTCCGATCGGAACAGGGCGGCCACGAGCAAGTCGTGCTGTGCCAGGACCGTGCCAGCGGCCTCAAGGCCGTCATCGCCATCCACTCCACCGCCCTGGGCCCGGCCCTCGGCGGCACGCGCTTCTACCCGTACGCGACCGAGGAAGAGGCCGTCGCCGACGCGCTGAACCTCTCGCGCGGCATGTCGTACAAGAACGCCATGGCCGGTCTCGACCACGGCGGCGGCAAGGCCGTGATCATCGGCGACCCGGAAAAGATCAAGACTGAGGAACTGCTGCTGGCCTACGGCCGGTTCGTGGCCTCCCTGGGCGGCCGTTATGTCACGGCTTGCGACGTCGGCACGTACGTCGCGGACATGGACATCGTGGCGCGCGAGTGCCAGTGGACGACGGGCCGCTCCCCCGAGAACGGCGGCGCCGGCGACTCGTCCGTCCTGACTGCCTTCGGCGTCTTCCAGGGCATGCGGGCCTCGGCCCAGCACCTGTGGGGCGACCCGACGCTGCGTGGCCGCAAGGTCGGCGTCGCGGGTGTGGGCAAGGTCGGGCACCACCTCGTCGAGCACCTCCTGCAGGACGGCGCGGAGGTCGTGATCACGGACGTACGGGAAGAGTCGGTACGCCGCGTCACCGAGCGGCACCGGCAGGTGACCGTGGTCGCCGACACTGAGGCGCTGATCCGCGTCGAGGGCCTGGACATCTACGCCCCGTGCGCGCTCGGCGGTGCGCTGAACGACACAAGCGTCCCAGTACTCACGGCGAAGGTGGTGTGCGGCGCCGCCAACAACCAGCTCGCCCACCCGGGCGTCGAGAAGGACCTCGCGGACCGCGGCATCCTGTACGCGCCCGACTACGTGGTGAATGCGGGCGGCGTGATCCAGGTCGCCGACGAGCTGCACGGCTTCGACTTCGACCGGTGCAAGACGAAGGCCGCGAAGATCTTCGACACCACGCTGGCGATATTCGCACGTGCGAAGACGGACGGCATTCCGCCGGCCGCGGCGGCGGACAGAATCGCCGAGCAGCGGATGGCCGAGGCACGCCGCCGCTGA